The DNA segment TATGCTTTTGTAATTTGCTCCGGCAACGTGCAACACACAGAGGCACTAATACAAGAAGTAAAGCAATTGGTAAGCGAAAAAATAGGCGCCTTTGCCAGACCCGATAAAATTCAAATAGTGCCGGGCTTGCCCAAAACGCGCAGCGGAAAAATTATGCGCAGAATTTTGAGGAAAATTGCCGAAGGAAATATTGCTAATATTGGCGACACTACAGCACTCTTAGATGCTTCGGTGGTAGAAAAAATTATAGAAGGTGCCGGATTAAAATAAACAGAAACTAGAAGGAGTAAGGCGCTTGCCATAGTTTCTGCACCAAAATTCCGGCTGAGGGCAGAGGCGTTTTTTACACTTCAAAAGCCTTTAAATACAGGTAATGACTAAAATTTCATTCATTAACTAAGTTTAAGCGATATAGTTAGCAACTTCTTGAAGTTAAAACCATTATGTTTGCTTTAGAAAGTAGAAAATATATAGTTAGAAATGGATAAGTATTCATACCTATCAAACGCCACACCCGAATATATCGAGAACCTTTATCTCGATTTTAAAGCCAACCCAAACTCGGTAGATGCCGATTTTAAAAAGTTTTTTGAAGGCTTCGATTTTGCCGCGGCTTCTTACAACGGAAATGGCAAATCTTCAGCCGTTTCGTTAGATGAATTTAAGGTATATCAACTCATAAACGATTATAGAAATAAAGGGCATTTAATTGCCACCACCAACCCGCTAAAACCGCGTAAAGACCGCAGGGCAAATTTGGAGTTGGAACATTTTGGATTGGGCGAAAAAGACCTCCAAAAGAAATTTCAAATAGGCAGCGAAATAGGCTTACCCAATGCCACCTTGCAAGAAATTCTTACGAAGCTGCAATCGCTGTATGCTGCAAGCATTGGTTTTGAAACAGGCTATGTGCGTGAAAAAGAAGAAGTAAAATGGTTGCGCGAAAAAATAGAAGGTGCTCCGGTTCTTTTCAATTTCGACATTGCCAAGAAAGAGGAAATTTTACGCGCACTAAACAAAGCCGTAGTATTCGAGAAATTTTTAGGAACTAAATACATTGGCGAAAAACGCTTTTCGCTCGAAGGTGGCGAAACCACCATTCCTGCACTTAAAGCTATCATAAATAAGGGAGCAGAATTGGGTGTGGAAGAAGTGGTGTTTGGCATGGCACACCGCGGTAGGTTAAATGTGTTGGCAAACATTATTGGAAAAACCTACGAAGAAATATTCAATGAATTTGAAGGCAACAACGTGGGCGATCCGGCTTATGGCGATGGCGATGTAAAATACCACATGGGCTATTCTGCCCAGCACGCTACCTCCTCCGGAAAAAATATGTATTTGAAACTAATGCCCAACCCCTCGCATCTAGAAGCTGTGAATCCGGTAGTGGCAGGTTTTTGCCGCGCTAAAGCAAATTCTATTTACCAAGAGCAGTACGAAAAAATAATTCCTGTTACCATACATGGCGATGCAGCCGTGGCAGGGCAAGGAATTGTGTACGAAGTGTTGCAAATGGCAAAATTACCGGGTTACTATATTGGTGGCACCATTCACTACGTTATCAACAACCAAATTGGTTTTACTACCGATTTTGACGAAGCGCGCTCCAGCGATTATTGCACCTCTATTGCTGCTACCATCGAAGCACCTGTTTTTCACGTAAACGGAGATGATATTGAAGCCGTAGTTTTTGTAAGCGAATTGGCTGCCGAATACCGCCAACTGTTTAAGAAAGATGTGTTTATTGATATGGTGTGTTACCGCAAATGGGGGCACAACGAAAGCGATGATCCCAAATACACCCAACCGCTGATGTATCAATTGATAGATAAACACGCCAACCCGCGCGACATCTATTCAAAACAATTAGAACAAAAAGGGCAAATAGAAGCAGAGCTTGCCAAAAAATTAGAAAAAGAATTTTGGAGCGATTTGCAGGCGCGGTTAGATATGGTGAAACAGCATCCGCTGCCATATAAACCACAGCCAACCGAAGTTAGTTGGCAATCGCTTCGTAAAGCAACCGGAAAAGATTTTGAACAATCGCCCGATACCGGAGTAAACGAGCAAACACTGTTAAACCTTGCTACTACTATCAACACCATTCCGGAAGGTTTTTCGCCCATAAAAAAAATGCAGAAATACCTTGCAGAGCGCCAAAAGCACATGGTAGAAGAAAAGCGCTTGGACTGGGCTGCCGGAGAATTGTTGGCGTATGCTTCTATATTAAACGAAGGAAAAGATGTGCGCTTAAGCGGAGAAGATGTGGAGCGTGGCACTTTTACACACCGCCATGCCGTAATCTACGATGAAAAAACAGACAACAAATACAACCGCCTAAGTAAACTTTCGCCTAAGCAAGGCAAGTTTAGAATTTACAATTCGCATTTAAGCGAATACGGAGTGCTTGGGTTTGAATATGGTTACTCTATTACGCATCCCGATCCATTGGTAATTTGGGAGGCACAGTTTGGCGATTTTAATAACGGAGCACAAATTATTATAGACCAGTTTATTGCTGCTGCTGAAAGCAAATGGCAGCGCAGTTCGGGTTTGGTAATGCTATTGCCGCATGGGTACGAAGGGCAAGGCCCGGAGCATAGCAGCGCACGCTTAGAGCGTTTTTTACAGTTGTGTGCCGAGTTAAATATGGTGGTGGTAAACATTACTACTCCGGCAAACTTTTTCCACGCCATGCGCAGGCAGTTGGCATGGGAGTTTCGCAAGCCGTTGATTGTAATGAGTCCTAAATCGCTGCTGCGCCATCCGCAATGTGTTTCTAATGTAAGCGAGCTTACGCAAGGCGGCTTTAAAGAAATTATTGCCGATGAACCTCAGAGCAAAAAGATTCGTAAAATTGTATTCTGTTCAGGAAAAATTTACTACGATTTAAAAGAGCGCCAAGCAAAAAAAGAAGCCAACGATGTATTGTTGGTGCGTTTGGAACAGATATATCCTATACCGGAGAAGCAAATGCAGGAAATAGTAAAAAGCTATCCAAAAGCAGAGATTTGCTGGGTACAAGAAGAGCCGCTGAATATGGGTGCGTGGTCGTTTTTAATAGGAAGACTGTACGATGTGCTTCCGATGAAAATTATAGCCCGCAAAAACTCTGCATCTCCTGCCACCGGCTATAAAAAGCAGCACGTAAAAGAGCAAGATGCAATCTTGGAAGCCGCCTTTGCATAATGAATGCTGTTTTGCTTTTTATAGAAACCGCCTCGCCCATTTGCTCGGTATGTGTAAGCAGGGGCAAAGAGGTAATAGCTACCGCTAATAGTACAACGCCCAATACACATGCCGGAGTATTAGCCGTTTTAATTCGGCAGGTGCTGGAAAAAGCCAAAGTAAGTGTGCGCGAATTGCAAGCTGTTTGCGTAAGCGAGGGGCCGGGTTCTTATACCGGTTTGCGCATAGGGCTTTCTACCGCTAAAGGTATTTGCTACGCTGCAGAGCTGCCGCTTATTCTTATTCCTACTTTACAGGCAATGGCGCATGGCATAAAAAAATATGCAAGTGCAGGAAGCACCATTCTGCCGGTGCTGGATGCACGCAGGAGCGATGTGTATTTTTCACTCTTTAATTACGAACTTGAAGAGCTAATAGCACATACATGCAGTAGTGTGAGCGAGGTAAATGTACTTGTAGAGCAGCGGCAGTTAAAGGCTGTTGCAGCCGGAACCGGAACCGAAAAGTTTGCCCCTTTTACACAGAATATTTCGGTAGTAGAAGAAACGGTAATAGATGCCGCAAACATGGTACCTATTGGATTAGAAAAATTTTACCGCAACGATTTTGCAGATTTGGCATACGCAGAGCCTGTGTATAGAAAGTAGAATTTTTATACGGAATTTGATTTAATCCATTATAGGTTATTTATCAATGTTGTATGTCATCATTGGTTTAAAAGGAAGCAGGCGGCTTAAAATTTTATTAGCAATCCATCTAACCTTTTCGTAAAAAGGATAGTAACTTGGATAGTCTCTAAATGTTTTGTTGTTGTTGGCCCAAATAGTATTAAATTCAGATAGGCTTATACCAAGTTTTTTAGCAACGTATTCATGATCGCTTTGCATTAGCTTAGGTTGGTAAGGGGCTTGTTGTAAATCTTTTAGTGCGTCTTGGCGAGAAATTTCTCCATTACGTATGTAGGCACTGAGTGTAACTTTTCGTTTGTCGATACCAAATTTTTGATTTAGCCAAACACCAATAATGTATCTGGTAAAAATATTTTCATGGTGGTGCCCTCCATAATCTTTCCAACCGTATTTTTCGCTAATCAATTTCTTAGCATGTTTTTTATTGAATTGGATGTAGTAAAATGGGCGAACCATTTTAACGCGTTTAATAAGTGTGAAGTACAACACATCCCAAATGGTTTGGTTGGGGAAGGTTTCTATCTTTTTCGTTCCAAATTTTTTTTGAATGTAACTAATAAGTCGCCCATCGGTATATGTCCACAAGGTAGGTTGTTTGCCTTCTGTTCTAAAATTGTTTCCAACAAAAATATTGGGTACATCAAACTTTATTGCAGTTCTGTATAGTGTAGATACAATGGCTATGTCTGTGGGAGCATCTGCCCACGGTAGTCCCGATTTTAGTTGCGAGAGTAAGATGTCTCTAAATTCATCCCAATTGATAACATAGGTGTAGAGGTCAATATCTAGTGCTTCTAAAACGTTTCTAAGATTTGCTACGGAGGTTTCGGTATTCCAACCATTATCTAAGTGTACTGCTAATGGTCGGAGTCCAAGTTCTATACACAAGTGCAGTAGATAAGTACTATCTGTGCCTCCGCTAACGCCTACAACCACATCGTATTTTTTTCCCTTCCCCTCTTTTTTCAGTTTTTCAGCAATTTGTTTCAGAATTTCTTTTCCTCGCTCATCATTTGGATTGTCATTGGAAAGGGCATCGTGTAATTTGCAGTAATTACACTCTCCTGAAGCATCAAATTTTATTTGAGGAACGGAACTATCCATCACACAGCGTGTACATATTTGCCGTGGAGCCATGTATTTATATTCTGTGGAGAATCTCATCTTTAAAAAGTGATTTTATTTTTTCGCGTTTTGGATAGTTAATAAGGATGCCTTTAATGCGACCAAAGTAAACAAATAAACTTCCGGCAGCTACTGCATCAACATGTGCTTGAAGTACTGCTTCTTTAATGTGCTGTAGGTTGCCAGCTCCTCCGGTTGCTATAAGTGGAATTTTTATCTTCCTTCGTAATTGTTGAAGCATTGGGATGTCGAATCCTAAACACGATCCTTCTCTGTTGATATCGTTGATGACAATTTCTCCTGCTCCAGCCTCTTGAATATTTTCTATTAGTGTAAAAATATCGGTGTTCAATTGTTTTTTACCATTCATGGTACATACTACAAAGTTGTTTTCGTTGCGTTTTAGAATATCTAAACACACTACGATACTTTGGCTTCCAAATCTTGCGGCTGCGTTGTTTATTAGATCTAAGTTTTGAGTTGCTGCGGAGCTTATGCAAACTTTTTCTATTCCAATGTTT comes from the Chitinophagales bacterium genome and includes:
- a CDS encoding 2-oxoglutarate dehydrogenase E1 component; protein product: MDKYSYLSNATPEYIENLYLDFKANPNSVDADFKKFFEGFDFAAASYNGNGKSSAVSLDEFKVYQLINDYRNKGHLIATTNPLKPRKDRRANLELEHFGLGEKDLQKKFQIGSEIGLPNATLQEILTKLQSLYAASIGFETGYVREKEEVKWLREKIEGAPVLFNFDIAKKEEILRALNKAVVFEKFLGTKYIGEKRFSLEGGETTIPALKAIINKGAELGVEEVVFGMAHRGRLNVLANIIGKTYEEIFNEFEGNNVGDPAYGDGDVKYHMGYSAQHATSSGKNMYLKLMPNPSHLEAVNPVVAGFCRAKANSIYQEQYEKIIPVTIHGDAAVAGQGIVYEVLQMAKLPGYYIGGTIHYVINNQIGFTTDFDEARSSDYCTSIAATIEAPVFHVNGDDIEAVVFVSELAAEYRQLFKKDVFIDMVCYRKWGHNESDDPKYTQPLMYQLIDKHANPRDIYSKQLEQKGQIEAELAKKLEKEFWSDLQARLDMVKQHPLPYKPQPTEVSWQSLRKATGKDFEQSPDTGVNEQTLLNLATTINTIPEGFSPIKKMQKYLAERQKHMVEEKRLDWAAGELLAYASILNEGKDVRLSGEDVERGTFTHRHAVIYDEKTDNKYNRLSKLSPKQGKFRIYNSHLSEYGVLGFEYGYSITHPDPLVIWEAQFGDFNNGAQIIIDQFIAAAESKWQRSSGLVMLLPHGYEGQGPEHSSARLERFLQLCAELNMVVVNITTPANFFHAMRRQLAWEFRKPLIVMSPKSLLRHPQCVSNVSELTQGGFKEIIADEPQSKKIRKIVFCSGKIYYDLKERQAKKEANDVLLVRLEQIYPIPEKQMQEIVKSYPKAEICWVQEEPLNMGAWSFLIGRLYDVLPMKIIARKNSASPATGYKKQHVKEQDAILEAAFA
- the tsaB gene encoding tRNA (adenosine(37)-N6)-threonylcarbamoyltransferase complex dimerization subunit type 1 TsaB, which produces MNAVLLFIETASPICSVCVSRGKEVIATANSTTPNTHAGVLAVLIRQVLEKAKVSVRELQAVCVSEGPGSYTGLRIGLSTAKGICYAAELPLILIPTLQAMAHGIKKYASAGSTILPVLDARRSDVYFSLFNYELEELIAHTCSSVSEVNVLVEQRQLKAVAAGTGTEKFAPFTQNISVVEETVIDAANMVPIGLEKFYRNDFADLAYAEPVYRK
- a CDS encoding N-acetyl sugar amidotransferase, which produces MRFSTEYKYMAPRQICTRCVMDSSVPQIKFDASGECNYCKLHDALSNDNPNDERGKEILKQIAEKLKKEGKGKKYDVVVGVSGGTDSTYLLHLCIELGLRPLAVHLDNGWNTETSVANLRNVLEALDIDLYTYVINWDEFRDILLSQLKSGLPWADAPTDIAIVSTLYRTAIKFDVPNIFVGNNFRTEGKQPTLWTYTDGRLISYIQKKFGTKKIETFPNQTIWDVLYFTLIKRVKMVRPFYYIQFNKKHAKKLISEKYGWKDYGGHHHENIFTRYIIGVWLNQKFGIDKRKVTLSAYIRNGEISRQDALKDLQQAPYQPKLMQSDHEYVAKKLGISLSEFNTIWANNNKTFRDYPSYYPFYEKVRWIANKILSRLLPFKPMMTYNIDK
- a CDS encoding AglZ/HisF2 family acetamidino modification protein, which encodes MKQKLPRIIPCLLYSNHGLVKTVKFSNPTYIGDPLNAVKIYNEMEADELMFLDIDASSKNKPIDFNLIHEIANEAFMPVCYGGGIKTLEEIERVINIGIEKVCISSAATQNLDLINNAAARFGSQSIVVCLDILKRNENNFVVCTMNGKKQLNTDIFTLIENIQEAGAGEIVINDINREGSCLGFDIPMLQQLRRKIKIPLIATGGAGNLQHIKEAVLQAHVDAVAAGSLFVYFGRIKGILINYPKREKIKSLFKDEILHRI